A region of Chitinophaga horti DNA encodes the following proteins:
- a CDS encoding LacI family DNA-binding transcriptional regulator — MKFEAATIKDIAKALGLSTSTVSRALRDSHEISEETKKLVLKYAAQINYRPNPIALSLKEKRSRSIGVIVTEIANSFFSQAINGIESVAKERGYNVIISQSHESFEKEVQTLNYLSSRSIDGLLISVSAATKDLEHLRALHDRGFPIVFFDRIVEDIQTHKVVIENFRGAYDATMHLLQNGYRNIACITASENLSISRERIAGYVEALAHKQLKPSKSLIKYCPNGGMELAEVEQAVSQLLKLRPRPDAIFTTGDKLTTGCLRVLRARNVSIPGDIALVGFSNSDLIELMNPPLTVVRQPAFEMGEVATDLLLQLIESKRPVKDFERRILTTSLIVNESGNRK, encoded by the coding sequence ATGAAATTTGAAGCTGCCACTATAAAAGATATCGCGAAAGCCCTTGGTTTATCCACCTCTACCGTGTCCCGCGCGCTGCGCGACAGCCACGAGATCAGCGAAGAAACGAAGAAGCTGGTGTTGAAGTATGCCGCGCAGATCAACTACCGTCCGAACCCGATCGCCCTCAGCCTGAAAGAAAAGCGCAGCCGCTCCATCGGCGTAATCGTTACCGAGATCGCGAACAGCTTTTTCTCACAGGCGATCAACGGCATCGAGTCGGTAGCGAAAGAACGGGGCTACAATGTAATCATATCGCAGAGCCACGAATCCTTCGAAAAAGAAGTACAAACGCTTAATTATTTATCGTCCCGATCCATCGACGGGCTCCTGATATCTGTATCCGCCGCTACCAAAGACCTGGAACACCTCCGGGCGCTGCATGACCGCGGTTTCCCGATCGTATTCTTCGACCGCATAGTGGAAGATATACAAACGCATAAAGTAGTGATCGAGAACTTCCGCGGCGCTTACGACGCCACCATGCACCTGTTGCAGAACGGCTACCGTAACATTGCGTGCATCACCGCTTCCGAAAACCTGTCCATCAGCCGCGAACGCATTGCCGGTTACGTGGAAGCGCTGGCGCACAAGCAGCTGAAACCTTCCAAATCACTCATTAAATACTGTCCCAATGGCGGTATGGAACTGGCCGAAGTGGAACAAGCCGTTTCTCAATTACTGAAGCTCCGCCCCCGTCCGGATGCGATCTTTACTACCGGCGACAAACTGACCACCGGCTGCCTGCGCGTACTGAGGGCCCGCAACGTATCCATCCCCGGCGACATTGCCCTCGTGGGTTTCTCCAACTCCGATCTCATCGAACTTATGAACCCACCGCTCACCGTAGTGCGCCAGCCCGCCTTTGAAATGGGCGAAGTAGCCACCGACCTGCTGCTGCAACTCATCGAAAGCAAACGCCCGGTGAAGGACTTCGAGCGGCGGATATTGACGACGAGCCTCATCGTAAATGAATCGGGGAACAGGAAGTAA
- a CDS encoding glycoside hydrolase family 28 protein yields MRLHIPILSIALAAALYAEPATAQYSWNNLPVVQEPTFRKDTFNIRRYGAKADGLTLNSPAINKAIDACSKNGGGVVLVPAGLWLTGPVVLKSNVELHLEKSALLQFTEDFDQYPLIATNYEGLAAMRCQPPISAVDATNIAITGHGIIDGAGDAWRQVKKDKLTESQWKNW; encoded by the coding sequence GTGAGGCTACACATTCCTATTTTATCGATTGCACTTGCAGCTGCCCTTTACGCCGAACCGGCGACGGCACAGTATTCCTGGAACAACCTGCCCGTAGTGCAGGAACCAACCTTCCGGAAAGACACGTTTAACATCCGCCGCTATGGCGCGAAAGCTGATGGGCTTACGCTCAATTCACCTGCGATCAACAAGGCGATCGACGCCTGTTCGAAGAACGGTGGCGGCGTAGTATTGGTGCCGGCCGGCCTGTGGCTGACTGGTCCGGTGGTGCTGAAAAGCAACGTGGAACTGCACCTGGAAAAGAGTGCGCTGCTGCAATTTACCGAAGACTTTGACCAGTATCCTTTGATAGCGACGAATTATGAGGGGCTGGCGGCCATGCGCTGTCAGCCACCAATATCGGCGGTGGATGCGACAAATATCGCGATCACCGGTCACGGTATCATCGACGGTGCCGGCGACGCCTGGCGCCAGGTAAAAAAGGATAAACTGACGGAGTCGCAATGGAAAAACTGGTAG
- a CDS encoding glycoside hydrolase family 28 protein has product MEKLVASGGLVSDDNRTWYPSEKSKKGTGVKNAGVISPDKTAKDYEEIKDFLRPNMVVLTRCKKVLLQGVTFQNSPAWCLHPLLCEHITLRDVYVKNPWYAQNGDGVDLESCRFGRVENCVFDVGDDAICIKSGRDEQGRKRGVPTENFIIKNNLVYHAHGGFVIGSEMSGGARNLFVSNCTFMGTDIGLRFKTTRGRGGVVEKIFIKDINMTNIPGEAILFDMYYMAKDPVPLAGEKAADVKVETIPVTEATPQFRDFQISNVVCHGAQKGIFIRGLPEMPISNITMDNIVIKAKKGAELLEASNIRITNATFEVTDSDPLINVRNSREIQLSNIKFDEAKNFINIKGEKSGVVVSGTDIKKAKDKPVFADGATAGALTTK; this is encoded by the coding sequence ATGGAAAAACTGGTAGCCTCCGGCGGACTGGTGAGCGATGATAACCGCACCTGGTATCCCTCCGAAAAATCGAAGAAAGGTACCGGCGTGAAAAACGCAGGTGTAATATCACCAGATAAAACGGCAAAAGATTACGAGGAAATCAAAGACTTCCTGCGACCTAACATGGTGGTGCTGACCCGCTGCAAAAAGGTACTGTTGCAGGGCGTAACGTTCCAGAACAGCCCAGCCTGGTGTTTGCATCCGTTATTGTGCGAGCATATTACCCTGCGGGATGTGTACGTTAAAAATCCATGGTACGCGCAAAACGGCGATGGCGTTGACCTGGAGTCGTGCCGCTTCGGCCGCGTTGAGAACTGCGTATTTGACGTAGGTGACGATGCCATCTGCATTAAATCGGGTCGCGACGAGCAGGGACGTAAAAGAGGCGTGCCAACGGAAAACTTTATCATCAAAAACAACCTCGTATATCATGCGCACGGCGGTTTTGTGATCGGTAGTGAGATGAGCGGCGGCGCGCGTAATTTATTCGTATCGAACTGCACTTTTATGGGCACGGATATCGGGCTTCGTTTTAAAACGACCCGTGGTCGCGGTGGCGTAGTTGAAAAGATCTTTATTAAGGATATCAATATGACCAACATCCCGGGTGAGGCCATCTTGTTCGATATGTATTACATGGCGAAAGATCCTGTTCCATTGGCTGGTGAAAAGGCAGCTGACGTGAAAGTGGAGACCATCCCTGTAACCGAGGCCACGCCACAGTTCCGTGACTTCCAGATCAGCAACGTAGTATGTCATGGCGCGCAAAAAGGCATCTTCATCCGCGGATTACCGGAAATGCCGATCAGCAATATCACCATGGATAACATCGTGATCAAAGCGAAGAAAGGTGCGGAGCTGCTGGAAGCGTCTAACATCCGCATTACCAACGCGACCTTTGAAGTAACAGATTCCGATCCGCTGATCAATGTGCGTAACAGCCGTGAGATCCAGTTGTCGAACATCAAGTTTGATGAAGCGAAAAATTTCATCAACATCAAAGGAGAAAAATCTGGCGTTGTGGTGAGTGGTACCGATATCAAAAAAGCAAAGGATAAACCGGTATTTGCAGATGGTGCAACCGCCGGGGCATTGACCACTAAATAG
- a CDS encoding SusC/RagA family TonB-linked outer membrane protein, with the protein MKKIYLFFLLLLATVHWAQAQTRTIRGKVTDAGTGAGLPFVSVQLKGSTTGAKTDENGNFSLTVPAGKADLQFTYMGYLTITQPHEGNANVVVKMEKDDKKLDEVVVIGYGQVRKRDLTGAVVSVKGEELRKIPSTNVMESVQGKVPGVDITKSSGASGAKINVTVRGNRSITAGNSPLYIVDGIQYGNIEDINPNDIQSMEVLKDASSTAIYGSRGANGVIIVTTKRGSTGKAQVSFNAYGGISEVAGYPKMNTGPEYVALKREANRTNNRWNSPADDPAIFNAMELAAIRNDLWTSYADELIQKGQQQDYQLGVAAGSEKTKIYLSLDYFKEKGLFKLDNLQRYTARMNVDQQVGELLKVGMQGQVTYYDQNARRDPLNQGNKIIPLGRPYDSSGNFVAFPNAGPHINPLADEQPGAYQNNSRMTRTLVNVYAELQPIKDLSFRTNLGISLDNSRTGVYAARLTIDRATTSTSRAQYNTSQTRFLNWENIISYKKELKNHSFGITAISSLLGSQAESSNAQGEGQLLPSQLFHALQNNVSGIAIRTTYQQWNLVSFTGRLNYAYQGKYLLTLTGRSDGSSKLAQGNQWAFFPSVAGAWRISDEAFMKKQTFISDLKLRVSYGIAGNDAVAPYGTQSVLFRAPFSYDDNTAAMAYSISDQLGNRQLAWELTGTTDIGLDFGLFDNRISANIDYYDSHTSDLLLMRRLPTSTGVEKTLQNIGKTRNNGVEIGLNTVNFKTADFSWTTNISFTRNKERIVSLADGSTNDIASGLFIGYPVNVYFDYDKVGIWQSKDVDAATRYKAKVGDIRVRDVVQDSVINSEDRVVLGAQVPRWSGGINNDIRWKSFDLNIYVFARIGQWINSEYAAKYDPQGLENSGKVDYWTPENPTNAYPRPNSSVSMSGTPFISTLGYRDGSFIKIRNVSLGYSLPSEAARRIRMSALRVYVTGKNLATFSKVKDYDPERGGQLSFPLTRMYVAGLNVTF; encoded by the coding sequence ATGAAAAAGATTTACCTGTTTTTTTTACTCTTGCTTGCCACCGTCCATTGGGCGCAGGCACAAACACGCACCATCAGGGGCAAAGTAACGGATGCAGGAACAGGCGCCGGTTTACCCTTTGTTAGTGTACAATTAAAAGGCAGCACCACAGGTGCTAAAACAGATGAAAACGGAAATTTCTCGCTCACTGTTCCCGCGGGAAAAGCCGATTTGCAGTTTACTTACATGGGTTATCTCACGATAACGCAACCGCATGAAGGAAACGCCAACGTTGTAGTAAAAATGGAAAAGGACGACAAAAAACTGGATGAAGTAGTCGTAATCGGCTACGGACAGGTACGCAAACGCGACCTGACAGGGGCTGTCGTTTCCGTTAAAGGAGAGGAACTGCGGAAAATTCCTTCCACCAATGTGATGGAATCTGTACAGGGTAAAGTGCCCGGGGTCGACATCACCAAGTCCAGCGGGGCTTCCGGGGCCAAGATCAATGTAACGGTGCGCGGTAACCGTTCTATCACCGCAGGTAACTCACCACTGTACATTGTCGACGGTATCCAGTACGGCAACATCGAAGACATTAACCCTAACGATATTCAGTCGATGGAAGTATTGAAAGATGCTTCCTCTACCGCTATTTATGGTTCTCGCGGTGCGAACGGGGTGATCATCGTTACGACCAAACGCGGTTCCACCGGTAAAGCGCAGGTATCGTTCAACGCATACGGCGGTATCTCAGAAGTAGCCGGTTATCCGAAAATGAATACCGGCCCGGAATACGTAGCACTCAAACGCGAAGCGAACCGCACGAACAACCGTTGGAATAGTCCGGCCGACGATCCTGCGATCTTTAACGCGATGGAACTGGCGGCGATCCGCAACGACCTTTGGACCAGCTACGCAGACGAGCTGATCCAGAAAGGCCAGCAGCAGGATTACCAGCTGGGTGTGGCGGCAGGATCGGAGAAAACGAAGATCTATTTGTCGCTCGATTACTTCAAAGAGAAAGGCTTATTTAAGTTAGATAACCTGCAACGCTACACGGCCCGCATGAACGTGGACCAACAGGTGGGCGAGCTGCTGAAAGTGGGTATGCAGGGACAGGTCACGTATTACGACCAGAACGCCCGTCGCGACCCGTTGAACCAGGGAAACAAAATCATTCCGCTGGGCAGGCCGTATGATAGCTCGGGCAACTTCGTCGCGTTCCCGAATGCCGGTCCGCACATTAATCCGCTGGCCGATGAGCAGCCGGGCGCCTACCAGAACAACAGCCGCATGACCCGTACACTCGTAAACGTGTACGCAGAGCTGCAACCCATTAAAGACCTCTCTTTCCGCACCAATCTGGGTATTTCATTAGATAACAGCCGCACCGGTGTGTACGCAGCGCGTTTGACGATCGATCGTGCCACGACCTCCACGTCACGTGCGCAGTACAATACCAGCCAAACGCGCTTCCTGAACTGGGAAAACATCATCAGCTATAAGAAAGAATTAAAGAATCACAGCTTCGGTATTACAGCCATCAGCAGTTTGCTGGGCTCGCAGGCCGAAAGCAGCAACGCGCAGGGAGAAGGACAGTTGCTCCCCAGCCAGTTGTTCCATGCGTTGCAGAATAATGTGAGCGGTATCGCCATTCGGACCACCTACCAGCAATGGAACCTGGTGTCTTTCACCGGCAGATTGAATTATGCATACCAGGGCAAATACCTGCTCACCCTCACGGGCAGGTCCGACGGATCGTCGAAGCTTGCGCAGGGCAACCAGTGGGCGTTTTTCCCGTCGGTGGCAGGCGCATGGCGTATCAGTGACGAGGCGTTCATGAAGAAGCAAACCTTCATCAGCGATCTGAAACTACGCGTGAGTTATGGTATTGCGGGTAACGATGCCGTGGCGCCTTATGGCACACAGAGCGTGTTGTTCCGCGCGCCATTCTCTTATGATGATAATACGGCAGCGATGGCCTATTCCATCAGCGACCAGTTGGGGAACAGGCAGCTGGCCTGGGAGCTGACGGGTACCACCGACATTGGCCTGGATTTCGGGTTGTTTGATAACCGTATTTCCGCCAACATCGATTACTACGATTCGCATACCTCCGACCTGTTGCTGATGCGCAGGCTGCCTACCTCTACCGGGGTAGAAAAAACCTTGCAGAACATCGGTAAAACAAGGAACAACGGGGTGGAAATCGGCCTGAATACCGTTAACTTTAAAACAGCAGATTTCAGCTGGACGACGAACATCTCCTTCACCCGGAATAAAGAGCGGATCGTGTCACTGGCGGATGGCAGTACTAACGACATTGCCAGCGGCCTGTTTATCGGCTATCCTGTAAATGTGTACTTTGATTATGACAAGGTAGGCATCTGGCAATCGAAAGATGTGGATGCGGCTACCCGCTACAAAGCCAAAGTCGGCGACATCCGTGTGCGGGACGTGGTGCAGGACAGTGTGATCAATTCGGAAGACCGGGTAGTGCTGGGCGCACAGGTGCCGAGGTGGTCAGGTGGTATTAACAACGACATTCGCTGGAAAAGCTTCGATCTGAACATCTATGTATTTGCCCGCATTGGTCAGTGGATCAATTCAGAATATGCCGCCAAATATGATCCGCAGGGATTGGAAAACAGCGGCAAAGTAGATTACTGGACGCCTGAAAACCCGACGAACGCCTATCCAAGGCCTAACTCGAGCGTTTCTATGTCTGGTACGCCATTTATCTCCACCCTCGGTTACCGTGATGGTTCTTTCATCAAGATCCGCAACGTATCCCTGGGTTACTCACTGCCATCGGAGGCGGCGAGAAGAATCAGGATGAGCGCCCTGCGCGTGTATGTAACAGGTAAAAACCTGGCGACCTTCAGTAAAGTGAAAGACTACGATCCGGAACGTGGCGGGCAACTGAGCTTCCCGCTTACCCGGATGTATGTGGCCGGCTTAAACGTAACCTTTTAA
- a CDS encoding sigma 54-interacting response regulator, whose product MNKKILIVEDEFIVSNDLRLILESAGYQVTGIADSVKQARTLIDTNRPDVVLLDIYLKGKETGIDLARWLSSVNIAFVYLSANSNQQVLEAARATQPYGFLVKPFRGKDVLVTLDIARYRHENSLEASLRREAQLEQQLAGIAAQSTDKHLRLLRVIQALQAHIPFDFITTGNTTPDALPYSGETFLRIGFEQYQPIDIVALGTITKLRQPELEAMQRSSALETFSAILNGAAFTQACEQNAMKQLYARSFHLVANLVIPLLMPDGRIYPLSFYSRRADAYQQEHLSLSVRLLPMLTRIIQSIQHHNVSTPPTPVATTGRQKNFANIVGNSHLLLSVLDLVSQVAPVDTSVLVLGESGTGKERIAQSIHELSARKKHPLVKVNCAALPANLIESELFGHEKGAFTGALERRIGKFEQAEGGTLFLDEIGEMPVELQVKLLRVLQEKEIERVGGKSTVKINVRFIAATNRNLEKEVAEGRFRLDLYYRLNVFPIVLPPLRERREDIAPLAQYFADKFAAKFNKAAAGISDKMMHELETWHWPGNIRELENVIEQSVILSDGKQPLQLRRPLGAAAQTTPTANVPLQTLEEVKMAQRETEKAYILSILKKTNGRIRGNGGAAEIMNLKPTTLESRIFKLGIRKEDLQ is encoded by the coding sequence ATGAATAAGAAAATTTTAATCGTAGAAGATGAGTTTATAGTCTCCAACGATCTGCGCCTGATCCTCGAGTCGGCTGGTTACCAGGTGACCGGCATCGCCGATTCCGTGAAACAGGCCAGAACGCTTATCGACACAAATCGCCCAGACGTGGTGTTGCTGGACATCTACTTAAAAGGTAAAGAAACTGGCATCGACCTCGCCCGCTGGTTATCGAGCGTAAACATTGCCTTCGTTTACCTGTCGGCCAACTCTAACCAGCAGGTGCTGGAAGCTGCCCGCGCCACACAGCCCTACGGCTTTCTGGTAAAACCTTTCCGTGGCAAGGACGTGCTCGTTACCCTCGACATTGCCCGTTACCGTCATGAGAACAGCCTGGAAGCATCGCTTCGCCGCGAAGCACAGCTGGAACAACAACTCGCCGGCATTGCCGCACAATCCACCGACAAACACCTGCGTTTACTGCGGGTGATACAGGCCCTGCAGGCACATATTCCTTTCGACTTTATTACCACCGGTAACACTACGCCCGATGCTTTGCCCTATAGCGGTGAAACGTTCCTGCGCATCGGTTTTGAACAATACCAGCCGATCGACATCGTCGCACTCGGCACTATTACCAAGCTACGCCAGCCCGAACTGGAAGCGATGCAACGCAGTTCGGCCTTAGAAACATTCTCCGCCATCCTGAACGGTGCTGCCTTTACCCAGGCTTGTGAGCAAAACGCTATGAAGCAATTGTATGCGCGCAGCTTTCACCTGGTCGCTAACCTGGTCATACCACTCTTAATGCCCGATGGCCGCATTTACCCACTATCGTTTTACAGTCGGCGTGCAGACGCGTACCAGCAGGAACACCTGTCGCTCAGCGTGCGCCTGCTGCCCATGCTTACCCGAATTATACAGTCGATCCAGCACCATAACGTGTCCACACCGCCTACGCCCGTCGCCACCACGGGCCGACAGAAGAATTTCGCCAACATCGTCGGCAACAGCCACCTGCTGCTCAGCGTGCTGGACCTGGTAAGCCAGGTGGCCCCTGTGGACACCTCGGTGCTGGTGCTTGGTGAAAGCGGTACCGGCAAGGAAAGGATCGCCCAGTCGATCCATGAATTATCGGCACGTAAAAAGCACCCTTTGGTAAAAGTAAACTGCGCCGCCCTGCCGGCTAACCTGATCGAGTCCGAACTGTTCGGGCATGAGAAAGGGGCGTTTACCGGTGCGCTGGAACGTCGTATCGGCAAGTTCGAACAAGCCGAAGGCGGCACACTGTTCCTCGACGAGATCGGCGAAATGCCGGTAGAACTGCAGGTAAAACTGTTGCGTGTATTACAGGAAAAAGAGATCGAACGGGTGGGCGGTAAAAGCACGGTAAAGATCAATGTCCGGTTCATCGCCGCTACCAACCGCAATCTGGAAAAGGAAGTAGCCGAAGGGCGTTTCCGGCTGGATTTATATTATCGCCTTAACGTATTCCCCATCGTGCTGCCGCCGTTGCGCGAGCGGCGGGAAGATATTGCTCCCCTGGCGCAATACTTCGCCGATAAATTTGCGGCGAAGTTTAATAAGGCAGCAGCCGGCATCTCCGATAAAATGATGCACGAGCTGGAAACATGGCATTGGCCGGGCAACATCCGCGAGCTGGAAAACGTGATCGAACAAAGTGTGATCCTCAGCGACGGGAAACAACCCCTCCAGCTGCGTCGTCCGTTAGGCGCCGCCGCACAAACCACGCCTACGGCTAACGTACCCCTGCAAACCCTGGAGGAAGTAAAGATGGCGCAGCGCGAAACGGAGAAAGCGTACATCCTTTCCATCCTCAAAAAAACAAATGGCCGTATCCGTGGCAACGGTGGCGCAGCAGAAATAATGAACCTCAAACCGACGACCCTCGAATCAAGGATATTTAAATTAGGCATCCGGAAGGAAGACTTACAGTAA
- a CDS encoding RagB/SusD family nutrient uptake outer membrane protein encodes MNQKFAPYILVLLLATSLSAGCSKLLEEKNPGGLTAEGVFSSPEGFETLVNAAYSYNRWWYGKEDAYNISEMGTDLWTSGTGDKYTDITSYYNLQSYNTAVTSLWKQLYAAINLINTGINRIDQVGLADAIKTRRLAELRFLRAFYYWHVVETWGDVHFSTNETTTAVTTANRTPVDTFYAHIFADLEFAAANLPPTTTEYGRATKPVAEAFLARMNLTRGRNQQAFDLASKVIKDYGFQLQPKYADLWSMTNIQNKEVIWAVNYFKNLAFNDRTDAVLYPTGHPRGAHNGHLMFIMKYDDLPGMTRDVANGRPFNRYMPTLYALRLFDETKDSRYNATFKQAWLCNTLGTAPAGMKIGDTAVFCTKYEIPAEIEATRKYRVYDLSKMYKANGGGLDRLHYPSLQKFDDPTRAAANEEQSPRDGIVMRLAEMYLIAAEAQLKLNNTTIAAEYINVIRKRAAVPGQEAAMEILPAQVTLDFILDERARELMGEQLRWFDLKRTGKLSERLQLANPDAAANFAEFHLVRPIPKDQVDAVTNKNEFKQHTGYN; translated from the coding sequence ATGAACCAAAAATTTGCTCCATATATACTCGTACTGCTGCTGGCAACATCCCTGTCAGCCGGCTGTTCCAAACTGCTGGAAGAAAAGAACCCGGGTGGACTGACCGCCGAAGGCGTGTTTAGCAGTCCGGAAGGTTTTGAAACCCTCGTCAACGCCGCCTACAGCTACAACCGCTGGTGGTATGGTAAAGAAGATGCCTATAATATTTCAGAGATGGGCACCGACTTGTGGACGAGCGGTACGGGTGATAAGTATACAGATATCACCAGCTACTATAATTTGCAATCGTACAATACCGCGGTAACTTCCCTCTGGAAGCAACTGTACGCCGCCATCAACCTGATTAATACAGGCATTAATCGCATTGACCAGGTTGGACTGGCAGATGCGATCAAGACCAGGCGGCTGGCCGAACTGCGCTTCCTGCGGGCGTTTTACTACTGGCATGTAGTGGAAACCTGGGGGGATGTACACTTTAGTACGAATGAAACCACTACCGCCGTTACTACAGCAAATCGTACCCCGGTAGATACCTTTTACGCGCACATCTTTGCCGACCTGGAATTTGCCGCAGCGAACCTGCCGCCTACGACCACCGAGTATGGTCGCGCGACGAAGCCTGTAGCCGAAGCCTTCCTGGCGCGGATGAACCTTACACGCGGTCGCAACCAGCAGGCGTTTGACCTGGCCAGTAAGGTGATCAAAGATTATGGCTTTCAGTTGCAGCCTAAGTATGCAGACCTCTGGAGTATGACCAACATACAGAACAAGGAAGTGATATGGGCGGTGAACTATTTCAAGAACCTCGCGTTCAATGACCGTACGGATGCGGTGTTGTACCCTACTGGTCACCCGAGGGGCGCGCATAACGGGCATCTGATGTTCATCATGAAGTACGACGACTTGCCCGGTATGACGAGGGACGTGGCGAACGGGCGGCCGTTTAACCGCTATATGCCTACCTTGTACGCGCTGCGTTTGTTCGATGAAACGAAAGACAGCCGGTACAATGCGACCTTCAAACAGGCCTGGTTGTGTAATACCCTTGGCACCGCGCCCGCTGGTATGAAGATCGGCGACACGGCGGTGTTTTGTACGAAGTATGAAATCCCTGCTGAGATTGAAGCGACCAGGAAATACCGCGTATATGATCTGAGCAAGATGTATAAAGCGAATGGTGGTGGCCTGGACAGGCTGCACTATCCGTCCCTGCAAAAATTCGACGACCCGACCCGTGCCGCGGCCAATGAGGAACAGAGCCCGCGCGATGGCATCGTGATGCGCCTCGCAGAAATGTACCTGATCGCAGCAGAAGCGCAGCTGAAACTGAACAACACGACCATAGCAGCGGAATACATTAATGTGATCCGCAAACGCGCCGCCGTTCCCGGCCAGGAAGCCGCAATGGAAATTCTGCCCGCACAGGTAACGCTGGACTTCATTCTCGATGAAAGAGCTCGCGAACTGATGGGCGAACAACTGCGCTGGTTCGACCTTAAACGTACCGGTAAACTGTCTGAAAGGTTGCAGCTGGCCAATCCGGATGCGGCTGCGAACTTTGCAGAGTTCCACCTGGTGCGGCCTATTCCGAAAGACCAGGTAGATGCGGTGACCAACAAGAATGAGTTTAAACAACACACAGGATATAACTAA